The DNA window TTTCAATATATCTGTCAGGAAATGACGACACCTGAACAAGAGAGTGCATCGCATTTGGAATTAGTGGTGGGATTACCCGATCGCGCTTCTCGCCACAAAGGAGATTGGATTAAAACTGCAATCAATGGACGCTGTGTGCGTTTACCGGAATTGGAACAAACCCTTACGTCTGGATTAATGCGCACCTTACCGCGCGATCGTTATCCCATTTGTTGGTTACATCTCCACACTCACCCCAGTTTGATTGACTGGAATCGTCATCCTGCCAAAGCTGAAATTTATCTGCGTCACCTCTCATTTTGGCAGGAACAAACCGCTCAGGCCTTGGCTGAGGTTTTAAAACTCAACCCCGAACAAGTGCCAGAAACGGTTCATAATCGCCGGGTGGGAGAACTTTTGCAAGCGCGAGAAGCCAAGGGCAGCTATCAAGTGAATTCCTCAGAAGCCGATCAAGAAGAAAATCTGAATTTACTATCATTGAGCGCGATCGCGCAACTCCACAATACATACATTATCGCAGAACATCCGGCAGGAATCTGGCTCATTGAGCAGCATATTGCCCACGAACGGATTATTTACGAGCAATTAGAAGCACAATGGCAATTAGTACCTCATGATCCGCCCTTAATCCTCAATGATCTCTCCTTATCGCAACAAGAACAACTCGAACGGATTGGCATCGAAATTGATGCTTTCGGGGAAGATACTTGGGCCATTAGAACCGTTCCTAAAATCTTACAAGGGCGCGACGATCTGACAGATGCGATTCTCGAACTCAGTCAAGGGGGAGACTTACAAACCGCACAAGTTGCCACCGCTTGTCGGAGCGCGATTCGCAATGGAACGCCATTGAGTGTTCCGGAAATGCAAGAGATTCTCAATGGTTGGCAACAGACCCGTCATCCCCACACTTGCCCTCATGGTCGCCCGATTTACCTTTCCTTAGCAGAAACGTCTCTTGCTAAGTTTTTCCGCCGTCATTGGGTCATTGGCAAAAGTCACGGGATTTAAAATAGTAATATTCTAATCCCTAACTCCTCTTCTGTCATCGGTGCTTGACCAGCTTGACGCATATATAAGACTTAAGCTTTTTCCTCACTTTTCGGAAGAATATTTTTCTCCTGACTCTTCTCACCCAATTGATGATTAGATCCTTCCCAGACATCAATGGTTTGACGGGGTGAGGATTGAGAATAGCGAGGCTGCAGTTGTCTCCAAAGGAAGTAGAATAGCCCCAAGAGTAGCATTATAATCGCCGGTTCAACCAGTGCCACATTTTTCCACCAATTTTTACCATTCTCCGCTTGCTCTCTGGCGACACCTAAGGTATTAACTTCTTCCTGAAGTTCAGTTGTTCGCTCCCTCAATTCTGGAAGACGACCTTCCATTTCGCCAATTTTTCGCTGATCTGCACCGAGTTCATTGCGCTGAGTTTGCAGTTCCTCTTCTCGAACTTGTAATCTTTCTTCTTTCTCATTCAGCAGTTCTTCACGACGATTCAGTCGGTTTTCTATCACATCAAGACTCTTTTTTTCTTCTGAAACTGCCAAGCCATCCTCTTGTTGACTTTTTAAAGCTTTGATTCTTTCTTCGAGGCGTGCTTTTTCTTCTTTGAGCTGACTATTTACTTCGCGATATGATTCTAATTGCTCCTGCATTGCTTCTCTCTTTTCCACTTGAGATTGATACAGCTCTTTGTAATTAGAACCAAATTCAATGAGGTAGTTATTGGCTTTTTTTAGAATCCGGTACAATTTCCAGTTCTAAACCATATTCTTCACATAACATTTCTAGAGCCTGGAGTGGCTTTTTTTCCGCTGAGGAGCGGACTTTTTTCAAGATTTGTCGTTTCTTTCCTCCTTCTCCTAAAACTGTAAATCCCGTTCCCGCACTGATTAAAAGAATAATTACATCATCAAACATTCCTGCTGTAGGAATAAAATCGGGTAAAACATCTACAGGCATTAAAGTATAAATGACACCAGACAAGATGACACTAACTCCAGAGACGACATATTTTGCCTCATCCCATCGCAAAACCAGCCAACAAAAAATCATTGAAACCAGCAAATAACCAACAGCCCAAGCCTGATTCCACCAAATTTCTTGTTGAGCAATTTGATCCGGCGTAACTTGTTGCCAAAAAAACCCATAAAACTGATCCAGCCATCGCTGTACAATCCCTCTTCCCTCTAGTTGTTGCATCGCTTTTTCTAAAAAATGATCGTAATGAAAAAGGGGAAGAGTAACGGTAATCAGTAAATGTAAGGTGGAAACAGTAAGAGGGGTAAAAGCAATGAAACGTCTCAACCATCTGCTGGGATGGGTTTTGACTTGAGCAACGCGCAGGAAAACTTGACTCATCTTTAACTTTAATGACAACCAGCCAGCAACTGACTGTTGTTCAAACTGCATTCCTAAATCCTGGTATCAAGCCATCGTTACTAAAGCTATGGTAGTTAATAGCCCATACCAGTTTTCTCTCTAAATTTTACCAAAGCTCAACTATCGGATAAGTGGATGTTTGAAAAGTCCTATTCTCAGTTGCAAGCATGACACATATCACTGATTAATCAATCAAGGTCTCCGAGGTTTCTGACAATAACGTATCATTTCTAGCCTATGGGTCAGGATTACTCAGTATTCAAGAGCCAAGCTTTGCCTTGTCACGACGCTTACTGTTGGTGGTAAGACGATTTCTATAGCCCAACACAGTAAGCCTGGGCTAAAGCTTGACTCATTTTGAGTAACTTTTCTGCTGTCCACTGGTTATCTAATTGTTTGGGTTGAGTTTGATTCACTCCAGGGCAGTAAGCACTTGCTAAGTTGTTGCTAAAGTTAACGAGTTGTGTGGTTGTCCAATTTTGGGTACTTGAAATGTTCACAATTGACTCCTTGATTGTTATCCTGAGTTCAATTTCTAGATCCATTTCTATTGTATATTTTCTGTAACTTTTGTTACAGAAATAACCCTGATTTGTTGACCAGGATGGATTTGATGTAACGGACAAGCCAAAATTTAGGAAAAATATAAACTCATGTTTAGAACAGGATACGCCCAAGCTAGGGTCCTGAATCCTTCGGACTATACTCGAATTAGTTTCTAGGCTTGCCGATTAGCCAAAACCTCCTGAGTGATTTTCTCGGGCACTTCTTGAAAATGATGGGGTTGCCAGTCAAAGAAGCCCACCCCTAAGGTCAGCGATCGCAGCTCGATAATAAAGTTCTGCATTTGGGCTTGAGGCAAATAAGCCGTCACTTGATCCCAACTCAGCCAATCGGTGCAGCTTTGATAGCCCATAATTTGTCCACGGTGTCCACTGACCAACTGCAGGACATTCGACGTAAACTCAGAGGGGGCATAAACTTGAATCTCTAAGATGGGCTCTAACAAAATGGGTTCACAATTGAGCATCCCTTCACTCATCGCCAGACGAGCCGCTTGCTTAAACGCTTGTTCGGAACTATCGACCGAATGATATGACCCATTGGTCAGCGTCACAGCGATATCCACGACAGGAAATCCCAGCGGACCTTGGGTGAGGTATTCTTCCACACCTACGGCAACACCAGGAATATACTGTTTCGGAATGGCACCGCCAACAATGGTTTCTTCAAATTGAAATCCTTCGCCTCGACCTAAGGGTTGGATATCGAGATAAACATCCCCAAATGCCCCATGTCCACCGGTTTGATGTTTATAGCGTCCGTGAGCCTGAGATG is part of the Cyanobacteria bacterium GSL.Bin1 genome and encodes:
- a CDS encoding DUF1232 domain-containing protein, translating into MQFEQQSVAGWLSLKLKMSQVFLRVAQVKTHPSRWLRRFIAFTPLTVSTLHLLITVTLPLFHYDHFLEKAMQQLEGRGIVQRWLDQFYGFFWQQVTPDQIAQQEIWWNQAWAVGYLLVSMIFCWLVLRWDEAKYVVSGVSVILSGVIYTLMPVDVLPDFIPTAGMFDDVIILLISAGTGFTVLGEGGKKRQILKKVRSSAEKKPLQALEMLCEEYGLELEIVPDSKKSQ
- the mutL gene encoding DNA mismatch repair endonuclease MutL: MSNRIQALPNHVIQQIAAGEVISSTAAVVRELVENALDAKANRLTIALDAQLSRIQVADNGEGMSLENLRCCASPHTTSKIRAFADLQKVVSLGFRGEALHSLTQIASLQIFSRPRKEQEIGYGIEYGQGGTILTEKTIALAPGTIVTVSDLFGNLPARRHALPKVSQQLKTIQKTIYEIALAHPHLTWQVYHQDRLWLHLSPGETPQQLFPQILSRFQQSDFQYICQEMTTPEQESASHLELVVGLPDRASRHKGDWIKTAINGRCVRLPELEQTLTSGLMRTLPRDRYPICWLHLHTHPSLIDWNRHPAKAEIYLRHLSFWQEQTAQALAEVLKLNPEQVPETVHNRRVGELLQAREAKGSYQVNSSEADQEENLNLLSLSAIAQLHNTYIIAEHPAGIWLIEQHIAHERIIYEQLEAQWQLVPHDPPLILNDLSLSQQEQLERIGIEIDAFGEDTWAIRTVPKILQGRDDLTDAILELSQGGDLQTAQVATACRSAIRNGTPLSVPEMQEILNGWQQTRHPHTCPHGRPIYLSLAETSLAKFFRRHWVIGKSHGI